atctaaaaaaaacagtttgttttgAGCAAAGGTCGCCCGTTTCCGTGGCAACGCGAGAACTAAAGGAAGAGATGGCCGTGATGTGTTCAAGTGAACGCTGTATTGAGAACATTTGGACCTTTGGTCTCATCGCTGGATTTCAGACTCAGCGGCTTTTGAGACATTTATCTTAATTACATTATAAACCaactaaatgtttttcatttgatgGTGCGTGTGGAGGAAAATCCTTCCAGGGTTCTTGGTGATTGACCAGCTCAGCGGAACCAGAAGCACCAGAGTCCTGCTGGAGGTCCGGACGCCCGCATCTCTGATCAGCAAAGATCTGACCTTCTCTCCTCGGGGGAGGCTTTCCCGACGACGTCCCCGGGGACCAGATCTCCTCCTGAGAGTCCGGGTCGTCCTGAGTGGCTCCGTTGAGGCTGACCAGCGGGACGTAGGAGTAGTCCCCGCGGCGCCCGGGGCGGcgagcagccgccgccgccaccgccccGCCGCACCCACGGACGAGGTGAAGCAGCAGGCTGGCCAGCAGCAGGGAGGCCaaggtggaggtgatggtgaGCCAGGTACGTCTGAGGAAAGACGGGACGGGTGTCAACGGCTTGAGAGCCTTCCAGCAGCCATCTAACGGCGCCATGAACCCAAAGTTCTAAACGTCTTTAAGCTAAAATGACTCTACtgctctgtagtgaccagcagggggcgactcctctgctcccatagacgtctatgaggaaatgactctacttctctgtagtgaccagcagggggcgactcctctgctcccatagacgtctatgaggaaatgactctacttctctgtagtgaccagcagggggcgactcctctgctcccatagacgtctatgaggaaatgactctacttctctgtagtgaccagcagggggcgactcctctgctcccatagacgtctatgaggaaatgactctacttctctgtagtgaccagcagggggcgactcctctgctcccatagacgtctatgaggaaatgactctacttctctcttgatttattccctcagtaaacattgtaaacatgagtttatggtctcagtctctagtttcaagtcttcttcaacacaacatgatgttcatttagtaaatttagagtcaaacagaccataaagcagggggcgctatagggcggggctacacgcctAAATATTACATCTAAATAAGAAAAGCTTCCCAGgcggattttttttcttttttgtttaagaGGAAGAAGATTTCACACCAGACAACATGAAGAACATTTAGACgagcgacctttgacccttaCTCTGTGAGACGAGGTCCGCGGGCTGCTTCGTCTCGTCTCCAACGGATAAACATCTGTTTGGCCAAACAACGTCCAGCTgtggagcagcagaagaagaagagtttaATAACCAAGCAGCGCCTTCATAAAGCGGCGGAACCTCCAGACTGCTATTAGCACCTGAAGGCATCGTCAAGAACATCCCCTATTTTAGGAAGCAGTGACAGTGAGCGGCTACAGGGAAAgcttcctccctgtgtgtgtgtgtgtgtgtgtgtacctgtgtgtaaAGTGCGGTTGCTCTCCCCTCGCAGCGTGGCGTTACAGCTTCCCGTCTGCGGGTCACATGGGCACTGGTCGTCACAGCGGCACTCGTTGGCGCAGGACGGGCCAAAGAAGCCCAGAGGACACgctggggcggggggggcgacaGGGGGGTTATTGTGTTTTAATATTGTGGACAATATTTAAATCAGCAGGTTCGCGCTCTACCATGCTCGCAGGTGTCGCCGTGGAAACCGGGGGGGCAGGCGCAGCGTCCGCGGACAGGGTCGCATGCGGCGCCGTTGACACAAGCGCAGGTTTGATTGCAGCCGTCGCCATAGAAACCCGGTAGGCACTCTGTTAATGAGACGAGGAGACAGACATTTACATCGGCAACATGTTGCCGTTTTagatgctggtgtgtgtgtgtgtgtgtgtgtctgtgtgtgtggttaaagcTGCAGTGGAGGTTTTTTGTAGTAAATTAGCatcttattttttcctaaatagCCTAAGAAGTCGAAATCGTTGTGCAGGTGAAACGCGACTTTTCGTTAATGCAGCTGGTAAATGTGTTAAATGGAGGATGCAGTGGGTGTGGTGGCTTCATGCGTATGTGAACAAGagaaaagcgtgtgtgtgtgtgtgtgtgtgtgtgtgtgtgtgtgtacctaagCTACagttctctcctctccatccagcGTCACAGACACAACCATCTACAACACAAACAAGATATCAGGGAACTTCACCGGTTCTTCAAAATAAGACGAACATTTATTCTATAACACGTTttttgaaatgttgtgtttgaaTAGAGACGCCTCTTCAGACGCGACCtccttaaattgtacttataacggctCTTATCTCTAGCAAactgtaaatcggcttatttaatgaaattgaactttcttgtttcttgtccttatggttgaaattgttacttattgtaagtcgctttggataaaagcgtcagatgaatgacatgtgatgtagaaGAGACGTTTGGTGACATAAACCTAAAacggagaaaaataaatgttttcattctaCGAGTCTGAAATAAGACGAGTTAAACCAACAACGCTTTTACATGAggtgtgaaataaaacaataacccccccccccactcaccggCCGCACAGACGCGGCGGCGGCCGCAGTCCTCTGGCCGGCAGCGCCGCCGGTGAACACACAAGATGGTGGAGACGGGCCGAgcacagcgccacctgctgtCCGACTCACTGAGGGGAAAGAGGTTAGatgtatgacacacacacacacacacacacacacacacacacacacacacaccagtggtCGGAGGGGTAACTGGCCAGTGAGCCGCCGGTCACGTAGGTGGAGGAGCCGCCTCCGTCCAGGTTGATGGCGTTGACGACTCCGTAGCCCTTCAGGGCCTCGGCCACCTCCCACAGGTTCATGCTGCGAAAAGACAGCAAGGTGAAGCCTTCCCACGAACATCTGTCCTCCCACACCCAGATGTTCCTCTGTGTAGACGAGGATCCATGGAATCACGCGTGTTCTAACCTCATCATATGTGCTGTTATTTATCAGAGGGGTTAATGGTGGATGAGGTGCTGCATGAGGCCCAAAACGTCACTTAACAATGACGATTATCAACGCAAGGAGAACCAAAAATAccagcaagaaaagaaaaagatacacACAATGACCACTTGTCCATATAAATAAAGCTGAATGATTAACGGTGACACTGTATACGAGGGGAACACGTCAGCCTGAGTAAATATACAACATTCATAGTACTTATTGATCGGGTCTTTGATTGAAGCTTGTCGTGACCGCCGAGGTCAGCACATTAATCCTCAGTCAGATCAATACATTCCATCGGTGGGGGGATCCTAATGGGTTGGATGTGGCGTGAGCCTGTGAAAGTATTAGTTCATCTCACTAATCcaccgggtcaaaggtcaaagaggACCTGGGCTTCACCCACAAAATGTCCCCTACTgagacgtgtaacaactgcacccggacgtgtaacaactgcacccagacgtgtaacaactgcacccagacgtgtaacaactacacccggacgtgtaacaactgcacccagacgtgtaacaactgcacccagacgtgtaacaactgcacccggacgtgtaacaactgcacccagacgtgtaacaactacacccggacgtgtaacaactgcacccggacgtgtaacaactgcacccagacgtgtaacaactgcacccagacgtgtaacaactacacccagacgtgtaataACTACACCGACATGTAATAactacacccagacgtgtaacaactacacccagacgtgtaacatctacacccagacgtgtaacaagtACCCCCGGGCGTGTAACAAGTACCCCCGGACGTGTAACAtctacacccagacgtgtaacatctacacccagacgtgtaacatctacacccagacgtgtaacatctacacccagacgtgtaacatctacacccagacgtgtaacatctacacccagacgtgtaacaagtACCCCCGGGCGTGTAACAAGTACCCCCGGgcgtgtaacaactgcacccggacgtgtaacaactgcacccagacgtgtaacaactacacccagacgtgtaacaactgcacccagacttgtaacaactgcacccggacgtgtaacaactgcacccagacgtgtaataACTACACCGACATGTAATAactacacccagacgtgtaacaactacacccagacgtgtaacaactgcacccagacgtgtaacaactgcacccagacgtgtaacaactacacccggacgtgtaacaactgcacccagacgtgtaacaactgcacccagacgtgtaacaactgcacccagacgtgtaacaactacacccggacgtgtaacaactgcacccagacgtgtaacaactgcacccagacgtgtaacaactacacccggacgtgtaacaactacacccagacgtgtaacaactacacccagacgtgtaacaactgcacccggacgtgtaacaactgcacccagacgtgtaacaactgcacccagacgtgtaacaactacacccagacgtgtaacaactgcacccagacgtgtaacaactacacccggacgtgtaacaactgcacccagacgtgtaacaactgcacccagacgtgtaacaactgcacccggacgtgtaacaactgcacccagacgtgtaacaactacacccggacgtgtaacaactgcacccggacgtgtaacaactgcacccagacgtgtaacaactacacccagacgtgtaataACTACACCGACATGTAATAactacacccagacgtgtaacaactacacccagacgtgtaacatctacacccagacgtgtaacaagtACCCCCGGGCGTGTAACAAGTACCCCCGGACGTGTAACAtctacacccagacgtgtaacatctacacccagacgtgtaacatctacacccagacgtgtaacatctacacccagacgtgtaacatctacacccagacgtgtaacatctacacccagacgtgtaacaagtACCCCCGGGCGTGTAACAAGTACCCCCGGgcgtgtaacaactgcacccggacgtgtaacaactgcacccggacgtgtaacaactgcacccagacgtgtaacaactacacccagacgtgtaacaactgcacccagacttgtaacaactgcacccggacgtgtaacaactgcacccagacgtgtaataACTACACCGACATGTAATAactacacccagacgtgtaacaactacacccagacgtgtaacaactgcacccagacgtgtaacaactgcacccagacgtgtaacaactacacccggacgtgtaacaactgcacccagacgtgtaacaactacacccggacgtgtaacaactacacccggacgtgtaacaactgcacc
This genomic stretch from Gasterosteus aculeatus chromosome 20, fGasAcu3.hap1.1, whole genome shotgun sequence harbors:
- the nagpa gene encoding LOW QUALITY PROTEIN: N-acetylglucosamine-1-phosphodiester alpha-N-acetylglucosaminidase (The sequence of the model RefSeq protein was modified relative to this genomic sequence to represent the inferred CDS: inserted 1 base in 1 codon), coding for MAGVSGKYQFVWPLLWVCVRLSETSYTGVSLDDEVLRPYAGAHGPGHSHRHVRDCQPAAHGNLTHESLRPPAGGVGLPAAESTVFVSDVPRSSRRVYGHVTVVRDPLRTLSVLEPGGPGGCEANRRATVEQTAAGAGCLYAQNAGFFDTDSHRCLGNVVSDGRPVRDSGGVQNAQFGIKRDGSLVFGYLSQEDVLDRSNPFVQLVSGVVWLLRNGEVYINQSLQAECDETQETGRFRTFVDVVSARTAVGHNAEGDLILFHIDGQTGVRGMNLWEVAEALKGYGVVNAINLDGGGSSTYVTGGSLASYPSDHCESDSRWRCARPVSTILCVHRRRCRPEDCGRRRVCAADGCVCDAGWRGENCSLECLPGFYGDGCNQTCACVNGAACDPVRGRCACPPGFHGDTCEHACPLGFFGPSCANECRCDDQCPCDPQTGSCNATLRGESNRTLHTAGRCLAKQMFIRWRRDEAARGPRLTERTWLTITSTLASLLLASLLLHLVRGCGGAVAAAAARRPGRRGDYSYVPLVSLNGATQDDPDSQEEIWXPGDVVGKASPEERRSDLC